One Mauremys reevesii isolate NIE-2019 linkage group 5, ASM1616193v1, whole genome shotgun sequence genomic window carries:
- the NPFFR2 gene encoding neuropeptide FF receptor 2 — protein sequence MDEKVDSNSSVSWPHIWSFNGTYKYPYPDHNISYVDFYLHQPPVAAIFIISYLLIFLLCMLGNGVVCFIVLRSKHMRTVTNLFILNLAVSDLLVGIFCMPTTLLDNIIAGWPFGSMVCKMSGMVQGISVSASVFTLVAIAVDRFRCIVYPFKQKLTTSTAVVILAVIWVLAIAIMCPSAVMLQVQEEKYFRVILGYSNQTSPIYWCREDWPNQEMRKIYTTVLFTNIYLAPLSLIVIMYARIGIALFNKAAPVGGKQSQEQRHSVSKKKQKVIKMLIIVALLFILSWLPLWTLMMLSDYANLTEVQLQIINIYIYPFAHWLAFFNSSVNPIIYGFFNENFRRGFQAAFKLQLCSGEMMRREFYSQRGQSNAILPATTHQLLEDQPSQNAKDEEKPIQRGNWMNNNQQDLMMEDLEKATNDYGVK from the exons ATGGATGAGAAAGTGGATTCCAATTCTTCAGTCAGTTGGCCTCACATATGGAGTTTCAATGGCACATACAAGTATCCATACCCAGACCATAACATTTCCTATGTGGACTTCTACCTTCATCAGCCACCAGTGGCAGCCATCTTCATCATCTCCtacctcctcatcttcctcctgTGTATGCTTGGCAATGGAGTGGTTTGCTTCATTGTTCTGAGGAGCAAGCACATGCGCACAGTCACAAACCTCTTCATCTTGAATCTGGCTGTCAGTGACTTACTGGTGGGGATATTCTGCATGCCCACCACTCTCCTGGATAACATCATAGCAG GCTGGCCCTTTGGGAGCATGGTCTGCAAAATGAGTGGGATGGTCCAGGGAATCTCTGTCTCAGCCTCTGTTTTCACTTTGGTTGCAATTGCAGTTGACAG GTTCCGATGCATTGTTTACCCGTTTAAGCAGAAGCTCACCACATCAACTGCGGTTGTCATTCTAGCAGTCATCTGGGTTCTGGCTATTGCCATCATGTGTCCGTCTGCAGTCATGTTGCAGGTACAAGAGGAAAAGTATTTCAGGGTGATCCTTGGCTATAGCAATCAAACCAGCCCTATCTACTGGTGCCGGGAGGACTGGCCCAATCAGGAAATGAGAAAGATCTATACAACGGTGCTGTTTACCAACATCTACCTGGCCCCCCTTTCACTCATCGTCATTATGTATGCCAGGATAGGGATCGCGCTCTTCAACAAAGCGGCACCTGTAGGGGGAAAACAGAGCCAGGAGCAGCGCCACTCCGTGTCCAAGAAGAAGCAGAAGGTGATCAAAATGCTCATCATTGTGGCTTTACTTTTCATCCTGTCCTGGCTCCCCTTGTGGACTCTGATGATGCTCTCAGACTATGCCAATCTGACGGAGGTCCAGCTGCAGATCATCAACATTTACATCTACCCCTTTGCTCACTGGCTGGCCTTTTTCAACAGCAGCGTCAACCCGATTATCTATGGCTTCTTCAACGAGAACTTTCGCCGAGGCTTCCAGGCAGCCTTTAAGCTTCAGCTCTGCTCCGGGGAAATGATGCGCAGGGAGTTCTACTCCCAGCGGGGCCAAAGCAATGCCATATTACCGGCAACCACCCACCAGCTGCTGGAGGACCAACCTTCTCAAAATGCCAAGGATGAGGAGAAACCAATTCAGAGAGGGAACTGGATGAACAACAACCAGCAGGACTTGATGATGGAAGACCTAGAAAAGGCAACCAACGACTATGGAGTAAAATGA